A region of the Massilia sp. erpn genome:
GCGCGGGCGGCAGCGCTTGCGCTTGTTCCAGCTTGCGCTTTGTTACCCGCATCGGCTGCGCGAGGGAGCAATTGTCTGATCTTGCGCATTTGCGGTGCTCCGGCTTCGCCGCGCAGCAGCGCGTGCTAGACTTTAAGCAACGCACGCCACCTTGCCTTGCTGTGGCGCGTGCCGCCGATATGACCCAGCCACCCGCCATGCCGACCAAGCCGAAATCCGATACCCCCGCCGTGAACGATCAGCTGGCGCTGGCCGTCCATGGCCAGCGCGCGCCGGCCGATGCCATGTCGCACGCGGTCTTCCGCACCATGAGCGGTACCGAAGCGAAGCTGGAACGCTTTGCCTGGCTGGGCGATGGCATGGCCATCGCCGTCTGGCAGCGCAGCACGCAGGAAGGCAAAACCAACTACATCCAGCCCGGCCACCACACTCTCTCCTGCTATCTGGGCGGCGGCTACCGCGTCGAGCGCCACGACGCGCCGGGCCAGCATGGTGGTCCCGGGCGCCTGTGCTCCCTGCCGGACTGGCATGAATCCTATTGGACGGTGCGCGATACGCTGCGCCTGATGCACATCTACTTCATGCCGGAGCATTATGCCCACCGCGCCGTGACGGAGCTGGACCGCGAGCCGCGCGAGCTGACGCTGGCCGACCGCACCTATTTTGAGAATGCGCGTCTGGCCGCGCTCTGCGAGTCGCTGCTGGATGCGCCCTGGCAGGACAACGATCAGCTGCTGCGCGCCAACGAGATCACGCACGAAGCCCTGAGCGAGCTGCTGCAATCGCAAGCCATGCAGCGTCCCGGCCTGCGTCTGCGCGGCGGCCTGGCGCCGCTGGTGCGGCGCCGCCTGGCGGAATATATCGAAGCGAATCTGGAGGGGAATATCACGCTGGGCATGCTGGCGCTGGTGGCCTGCATGTCGGAATTCCATCTGGCGCGCATGTTCCGCATCTCCTTCGGCATGCCGCCATCGGCCTGGATTGCGCGCCGCCGCCTGGACAAGGCGCGCGGCCTGCTGCGCGCATCGCCACTGCCTTTGCAGCAGATTGCCGATGTCTGCGGCTACGCGGACCTGAGCCATTTCAGCCACCGCTTCCGCGCCGCGCTGGGCGTGCCGCCCGGCCGCTACCGCCAGATCATGTGCGCCTGAGCGGTCTTACAGCATTGCGCTGATCAACTCCACGATCTCGTCGCCGTAAGAGGCCAGCTTCTTCTCGCCCACGCCGGAAATGCCGCGCATCTGGTCGAGCGAGGTAGGCTGGGCCTTGGCGATTTCGCGCAGGGTGGCGTCGACAAAAATCACATAGGCCGGCACGCTGTGGGCGCGCGCCGTCTCCACCCGCCACCAGCGCAGCTTGTCGAAGATGGCCTGTTCCTGCGGCGTCAGATCGGTTTCCACATAACCCTTCGGCGCCGCGGCCACGCGCTTCTGCTTGACCGGCTTCTGGTACTGGCGCAGCTGCACCTTCTGGCCGCCCTTCAGCACCGGGCGCGCCGCGTCGGTCAGCTTCAATGAACTGAATTGCTCATGGTCGACCGTCACCAGTCCGAGTGCGATCACCTGGCGCAGAATGGCACGCCATTCCTGTTCGCTGCGGTCGGCGCCGATGCCGAACACCGACAGCGAATCGTGGTGCCAGGTCTTGATGCGTTCCGACTCCATCCCGCGCAGCACATCGATCACGTGGCCGGCCGCGAAACGCTGGTCGACGCGGTAGATGGCCGACAGCAGCTTCTGCACCGGCACCGTGCCGTCGAAGGAGACTGGCGGAATCAGGCAGGTATCGCAGTTGCCGCAAGGCGAGGCCTGCTCGCCGAAATAATCGAGCAGCCGCACGCGGCGGCAGCTCAGCGTTTCGCACAGGCCCAGCATGGCATCGAGCTTGGTGCCCAGCACGCGCTTGAAATTCTCGTCGGCCTCCGACTCGTCAATCATGCGCCGCTGCAGCACCACGTCCTGCAAGCCATACGCCATCCAGGCGCTGGCGGGCATGCCGTCGCGGCCGGCGCGGCCGGTTTCCTGGTAATAGCCTTCGATGCTCTTCGGCAGATCGAGGTGGGCCACGAAGCGCACGTCAGGCTTGTCGATGCCCATGCCGAAAGCGATGGTCGCCACCATCACGATATTCTCTTCGCGCAGGAAACGCGCCTG
Encoded here:
- the recQ gene encoding DNA helicase RecQ — encoded protein: MDSQDTGARALHLLQTVFGYPAFRGQQAEIVEHVGNGGDALVLMPTGGGKSLCYQIPAMLRDGVGVVISPLIALMQDQVDALAEVGVRAAFLNSTQTYEEAARIERLVRTGQIDLVYIAPERLMTQRCFDLLQDSPIALFAIDEAHCVSQWGHDFRPEYIKLSVLHEQFPNVPRIALTATADQQTRAEIAHRLQLEDAMQFVSSFDRPNIRYQIVEKANGRKQLLDFITAEHGGDSGIVYCLSRKKVEETAEFLNENGIRAMAYHAGMEHAKRASNQARFLREENIVMVATIAFGMGIDKPDVRFVAHLDLPKSIEGYYQETGRAGRDGMPASAWMAYGLQDVVLQRRMIDESEADENFKRVLGTKLDAMLGLCETLSCRRVRLLDYFGEQASPCGNCDTCLIPPVSFDGTVPVQKLLSAIYRVDQRFAAGHVIDVLRGMESERIKTWHHDSLSVFGIGADRSEQEWRAILRQVIALGLVTVDHEQFSSLKLTDAARPVLKGGQKVQLRQYQKPVKQKRVAAAPKGYVETDLTPQEQAIFDKLRWWRVETARAHSVPAYVIFVDATLREIAKAQPTSLDQMRGISGVGEKKLASYGDEIVELISAML
- a CDS encoding AraC family transcriptional regulator, producing MTQPPAMPTKPKSDTPAVNDQLALAVHGQRAPADAMSHAVFRTMSGTEAKLERFAWLGDGMAIAVWQRSTQEGKTNYIQPGHHTLSCYLGGGYRVERHDAPGQHGGPGRLCSLPDWHESYWTVRDTLRLMHIYFMPEHYAHRAVTELDREPRELTLADRTYFENARLAALCESLLDAPWQDNDQLLRANEITHEALSELLQSQAMQRPGLRLRGGLAPLVRRRLAEYIEANLEGNITLGMLALVACMSEFHLARMFRISFGMPPSAWIARRRLDKARGLLRASPLPLQQIADVCGYADLSHFSHRFRAALGVPPGRYRQIMCA